Within Populus trichocarpa isolate Nisqually-1 chromosome 6, P.trichocarpa_v4.1, whole genome shotgun sequence, the genomic segment GTTAGATTAATGAAACttgtagaagaaaaaaacatcatatcaATTTATTGCATGACAAGTCAAAACTGTGAAACACCACACAGCACTGTGTGTCAACAACTGAAGTAGTCTTACATTTCAACCAGCATACTAACTAATGTTAAGgctgaaatagaaaaaagtgTAGCATCCTTTTCCATCAAAAACCCATCAACTATGCCATTAACTTTCTAAAATAGCCCACACGTAAAGtttcaaaagaataataaaatgagTAGTAGAAGTATTCTGCATATACAATTCTACTGTCTGCATGAGCTAATGAACCATGCATATACAACTCTATTGCCTTATCCAACAGAGGCAGCCTATCAAATAAACCATTTACAGTTCATTTCTCAGGTTAAACAGAAAGAATGGTTTTCAAATATCCCCAGGGAGTTTTAAAGTGAACAGTAGAAAAACTAGTTCAACAGAGAGTAGTGACTTAACCTTTTCCACCACTAGTTCCATTATGGCAGATGCACAATGCTGCAATGACTTAATCCTAGTCATGCAGTGAGTTGATGGCTGCTCCAAAGCATCTCCCATATCCAAAGATCCTTCAGAAGTCCCAGGAGCAGAGGCCGGAATTTCCAAGCTTCCAAAGCGGCAAGGATTATTGTTGGCAGTGTCAATTATGGGCACCGGGATACTTAGCCTAGTGTTTGTGTAGGTAAATGCTTGAGAGGGACCCTCTGACTTGTATGGTGCATTGCCTGGTTTGTAAGTACTTGCTGTGGAAGATGACACATTCAAAGGGGGTCCAGAAACAAGAACATAATCTTGATCTATCAAATCCAGTGAATCCACAACTGTAGTACAATTGTGAAAGAAAGCAAGTTAAAGACAGACATCCCTTGATATGATATAATTTAGGACTTCTAAATACATTACACTATGGAGTTCATGGTACCTCTTGATCGGATGTTCACTGATCTCTGGTCTATGGATTTTGGAGGTTCATTTAGATTTTCATCTGATGCTTTATTGATGCCAGGCCTAAAACTAGCATTTTCTAAGTTCTGTCTGGCACTACTATATCTGGAAGTAAGATCCACgttattaaaaacattagatGTTGCATCCCTCCCTCCAATTCTTGAATCAAGAGAAAATCCATATGTAGACTTCATTGGGGACATCCTCTTGGAAACAGAAGGGCTACCCTCAGGACAACTAGAATCATCATCCAGAAGGAAAGGCAGGCAATCCTCCTGAGAATTGTCATCAGCATTCCTTGCAGGATTGCTTCCAGAGAAAGGAAAGCCATCTACTGACCTTGAAGACCTGTCAGTGCATACCATATATCATTTAAGAATATGGACGAAACACATATTAAGATCATGCAGAAGAAAACATTTTCTCATTGTACCTCAGTAATTCGTCTTTTTTCCTTTGAGAAAGAAATGGGTGATTAAAGAACTCCTCAAAGGTTAGCCGTTCCACTGTATAATATGAAGAGAGAATTTTTATGAAGGGATAAGATGTTAAACAAATATTTGCAACACAGTTAATGGGGTGCCAATGGCTAATGCATCAATTGTTTTCTAACATGGTTGCTTGTGTGCGTTTGCATTTTTTATGGGTGAGGGGGAGAACAAATTTGTGTTACCAATCTGATTCAAGGGCAATACTATAGTAGTTCTATATGAAACCATTCAATGTAGTCAAGACCAAAGAAGAGAATTATAACTGTAAATTTGGATTTTGCATGCAGTTGTTCATTAATTGGACTGATGAAAATATTCTAACAAATAATTCAAATCGAACCATATATGCTAACCcaaagtttcaaaaaaaaaaaaatgataggccCATCTATTAAACGTCCATAAGCCTTTCAACTGTATGCAGATGAAGACATGCATCAAACAATCAATCATGCAATTATAAGAAATTTGATAGTACTTGGCATGATTGGAAAATGCAAAATTGGCATTCATACACAATATATCTATGATCACGTGTGCCAATGTCTGTGTATACTTGGACTCTTTTTCTTCCCAACTTCATGATGATTCACTTTATAACAAtatgaattcaaatttcaagCAACAGCATGCTATACCTGGATTGCAACACAGCAATTTCCGGCATAAATCTTTGCAGCCAGCACTCAAATCCTTATTATCGAAAGGAAATTGCAATTCAGCTGATTTCACAATGTTCTGGAGCAACTGTGCACCACaagatacaaaatatatatgtaaggTAACAATAACCACATGGAAATCACTAATTTAACTAAGGTTTATTATCAAAGCCATGGAATCTAGAAGTTCTCAATACCtatcaatctaaaaaatcatttggTTTTGCACGTAAACAAAGCTAATCAGACCTGTATTTGATTGTTTCCAGTGTATGGGGTTTTTCCTGTCACAAGCTGAAATAAAATGGCACCAACACTCCAGAGATCTGCCTGTGTATTGAGATCAAAGTTAACAGGAGATACTTCATAAACATATCATCAAGACTTCTCATAACAGTGAATGTCACCTTTGCATCATACTTCTGAAGTTGCATTATCTCTGGAGCCATGTAGAGGGGTGAGCCACACAAGGTTTCTGCAAGGCCTCGAGGTTGTAGAGATCTGACAACATAGAACTACAATCTTTGAAATTCGGAATAGATGTTGATGTAAATTGctgggggaaaaaaaaggatattgggcagtttttcttaaaagggaaaaaaaattgatcgtTAATAGAGATCAAGATAGAACTGAAAATTCagagaaaatacaatttaacattttttttttaagaaaatagccAGCTTTAATCATTAATATCTTCAACATTCCATAAATAAAGTCAAGATAAATAAAGTGTATTATCACAAGTTTGTTTGTTAAACACCTCTACAACTTGGCATCCATTACAATCAGTTCAAGCTAAtattttctaatgacaaactcAGGTTATGCTATCTACATGAATTTCCTACATTGACCACTACCCTAGCTGAACTGAACCTGATGCATGTGTACATGTGTGTGTGTCGTGTCGAAGTTCTTGTTTAGACGGAAGTTAACACGAGTGGTTTTAATTAGCTAGGTCTGAGTTTGCAAGACACACAGGGGAAGGGAGGGATGCAGCAGAGGACAATAAACCAATTCTCTTTATAGAAAACAATCACATTAAAGGTTCATTTGGACCAAGTTAACAGTAATGAACGGAAATGGAAGGAAGATTATGATCATTAGGTACCTGGCAAATCCAAAGTCTGCAATTTTCAGAACCGCATTATTGTCACTCGTGGAGAGAAGGAGATTCTGTCACAAAAATTGGGGCATCAcatataaaatctattttaaaggACAAGATTAGGAGACTTGAAACAAGACCTTCTAACATCAGTAAGCCACTACTCCTACATGTATGTGCCAGTATACTTCTCTTACAAATCTCCCAGTTTATTTATTGCCATAGAGCTACAACCTCATGAACACACACTCGGCTAAACTGTACTACTGCCTTGCATAAAAGTTCTGATTTTGCCTAACATTATtatagcaaaacaaaacaaagaattaaCCAAACCTGCGGCTTAAGATCCCGATGAATCAAATTATTGTCCCGGAGAATTTGCAAACCAGCAGCTGTTAAACACAATACTATCAGACTTGGCAAGCCACCGCAAATGCAATgaagttagagagagagagagagagagagagagagagagcataaaATATACTTGATACCTAATTGTTGCATGAAGTGCTTAGCAATTGCTTCTGGAACTTTCCCATGGCGTTGGATATACATAGACAGATCACCACCCTCGCAATACTCCAATACTATAAGTATTCTCCCCGGaacctaattaattatatttaatattaacagcACCTCAATAATTCACACTAAAAAAGAATGACACTCTTTTAGCAGCATAATCAAACCTCAAAACTCGAAGCAgagaaatttcaatttaaagtaACTACAAAGgctaaaataagattaaaacaaaagcaaaaaaaaggcAAAGGCGAACCTTAATAATATCGTGCAAGCGAATGATATTAGGATGATTGATcctcttcaaaataaaaatttcagacATGAGACTTTCTTGTAATTTCTTATTAAGTCGATTCGTAACGATCTCTTTTATCGCTACTTCGGTTCCATGGACTCGATGTCTAGCGTGCCAAACCACCGAGAAAGAGCCCGACCCTATTTGTCTACCCACCAAGTAGTCTCCAACAACCCTGCCGCTCCTCCCTGAAGCCTGAGCCataattccttcttttttttaagaacccTATAGCTAGGATCCAAACCTGATTTTGGCTCCAGGAAATCAAGTTCAAGCTTCGCTTGCTTGCTGGAGAGtgttttattttagtaaataataataataataataataataataatgaaagcaTGTTTAATGATTTGAAAGGATCCGTCGAGTTAGAGGGTCATGTTTGGCGTTACTTTACAAcagatttaaaaaagaaaattaattttatatttttaaatcaatataatatcaaaaataaataaatttaatctttacGTGACCAAAATAAACTACGAGAGAGAAACGGATGCTTTAATGAAAGGTTTTTGttactattttcatttttgaaaatttgactataaacttttttatccttttggtGTCAAACGAAGAATTTTCGGCGCCGAAAGTAAGTGATAGGGCCGTGAATAACCGAGCTGGGTTGAGTGGGCTCAGTTGGTGTTGATAATAATGAACCTTAAGTATGAAATTTAAACTCGGTCGTTTCAGTTTAGGCTAATTTCAAATTCggctcctttaattttttcggTTCAACAGTAACAGCATAGTTTTCAGATCCGGTCCGGTCCAAGGTCCGGATTCATTATTTtgaccgggtcgcccgggtcaatttttttaaaaaatcaaaacgacatcgttttagtaaaaaaaaaaaaagtcaacgggttgcaaccagatttttgaccgggtcttgccgggtcacactggatttttcctttctttattttttcttcaaccagACTCAATTCTAGCCCCAGGTAGACCCGTCAAGTCGGGACAGGTTCCGGGTCAACCCACCAAGTCGggccaagttttaaaactacaagTAATAGTATTATTAGATCAATTTAAACATCAATGGAAACTATCTTAAGGACAAATTTCTCCATAATGTTTAAACCTTCACCAGGTCAATCCTTTAGGTTTCATTATTTAAAGGGTATTTATGAGAAACCATAATGTTTAAACCTTCACCAGGACAATCCTTTAGGTTTCATTATTTAAAGGGTATTTATGTGcgatcataattattttttaaaatattttttatttaaaaatatattaaaataatattttattattgtttaaaaattaattttaatatcagaactgaaaactatctaaaa encodes:
- the LOC7454967 gene encoding serine/threonine-protein kinase ATG1c translates to MAQASGRSGRVVGDYLVGRQIGSGSFSVVWHARHRVHGTEVAIKEIVTNRLNKKLQESLMSEIFILKRINHPNIIRLHDIIKVPGRILIVLEYCEGGDLSMYIQRHGKVPEAIAKHFMQQLAAGLQILRDNNLIHRDLKPQNLLLSTSDNNAVLKIADFGFARSLQPRGLAETLCGSPLYMAPEIMQLQKYDAKADLWSVGAILFQLVTGKTPYTGNNQIQLLQNIVKSAELQFPFDNKDLSAGCKDLCRKLLCCNPVERLTFEEFFNHPFLSQRKKDELLRSSRSVDGFPFSGSNPARNADDNSQEDCLPFLLDDDSSCPEGSPSVSKRMSPMKSTYGFSLDSRIGGRDATSNVFNNVDLTSRYSSARQNLENASFRPGINKASDENLNEPPKSIDQRSVNIRSRVVDSLDLIDQDYVLVSGPPLNVSSSTASTYKPGNAPYKSEGPSQAFTYTNTRLSIPVPIIDTANNNPCRFGSLEIPASAPGTSEGSLDMGDALEQPSTHCMTRIKSLQHCASAIMELVVEKIKAGRQLEAFSIQLVILAIWKQVLHICHTQAASAIEGSPSQESSRLRRSSSKKHGNPDTEDCPDVGPENMSTQIEAEFLQEVERAEELAKAIETGSTEMPDAMEMIFQSALSLGRHGGVDELMGNMENAALLYSRAGCLLVFLLVEAPSLILNPPFSLTNSDRYRLRSYIDILNNRQDHSRSQRMALLKCEDQRWSP